A part of Camelus ferus isolate YT-003-E chromosome 6, BCGSAC_Cfer_1.0, whole genome shotgun sequence genomic DNA contains:
- the RIOX1 gene encoding ribosomal oxygenase 1, giving the protein MDGLRASAGLLRRGRLRRRRQSQPHSGSVLALPLRPRKIRRQLRRSVASRMAALRAQTLPSEDSEDSRVESTVDDPGDPLAGGAAALPDAARREPYGHLGPPELLEASPASRSLQTPRALVEAQTPAARLVEAQTPPTRLVEAPALPARLVPASAPSARLVEVPATPARVVETSALLCSAQHLAAPPPVAPATLSGPQGESTGGELPWDSPLQRILAELNRIPSSRRRAARLFEWLIAPMPPDHFYRRLWEREAVLVRRQDHTYYQGLFSTADLDSMLRNEEVQFGQHLDAARYVNGRRETLNPPGRALPAAAWSLYQAGCSLRLLCPQAFSTTVWQFLAVLQEQFGSMAGSNVYLTPPNSQGFAPHYDDIEAFVLQLEGRKLWRVYRPRVPTEELALTSSPNFSQDDLGEPVLQTVLEPGDLLYFPRGFIHQAECQDGVHSLHLTLSTYQRNTWGDFLEAVLPLAVQAAMEENVEFRRGLPRDFMDYMGAQHSDSKDPRRTAFMEKVRVLVARLGHFAPVDAVADQRAKDFIHDSLPPVLTDRERALSVYGLPVRWEAGEPVNVGAQLTTETEVHMLQDGIARLVGEGGHLFLYYTVENSRVYHLEEPKCLEIYPQQADAMELLLRSYPEFVRVGDLPCDSVEDQLSLATMLYDKGLLLTKMPLT; this is encoded by the coding sequence ATGGACGGGCTCCGGGCTAGCGCAGGGCTGCTGAGGCGCGGGCGGCTGAGGCGCCGGCGCCAGTCCCAGCCACACAGCGGATcggtcctggccctgcccctgagGCCGAGGAAGATCCGAAGGCAGCTGAGGAGAAGTGTCGCGTCCCGCATGGCCGCGCTGAGGGCCCAGACGCTGCCGAGCGAGGACTCGGAGGACTCGAGGGTGGAGTCGACGGTCGACGATCCCGGGGACCCGCTGGCCGGCGGGGCAGCGGCCCTCCCGGATGCGGCCCGGCGAGAGCCCTACGGCCACCTAGGACCCCCGGAGCTCCTGGAGGCCTCGCCCGCGTCCCGCTCCCTGCAGACTCCCCGCGCCCTGGTGGAGGCGCAGACCCCGGCGGCGCGCTTGGTAGAGGCGCAGACCCCGCCGACGCGCCTGGTGGAGGCACCTGCCCTGCCCGCGCGCCTGGTGCCGGCCTCGGCGCCGTCCGCGCGCCTGGTGGAGGTGCCCGCTACGCCGGCCCGCGTGGTGGAGACCTCGGCCCTGCTGTGCTCTGCCCAGCACTTGGCCGCCCCACCGCCTGTGGCTCCCGCGACGCTGTCGGGGCCGCAGGGGGAAAGCACGGGCGGGGAGCTGCCCTGGGACTCCCCGCTGCAGCGCATCTTGGCGGAGCTGAACCGCATCCCCAGCAGCCGGCGGCGGGCGGCGCGCCTCTTCGAGTGGCTCATCGCGCCCATGCCGCCCGACCATTTCTACCGGCGCCTTTGGGAGCGGGAGGCCGTGCTGGTGCGGCGGCAGGACCACACCTACTACCAGGGTCTTTTCTCCACCGCCGACCTAGACTCCATGCTGCGCAACGAGGAGGTGCAGTTCGGCCAGCACCTGGACGCCGCGCGCTATGTCAACGGGCGGCGCGAGACCTTGAACCCGCCCGGCCGCGCCCTGCCTGCCGCCGCGTGGTCCCTGTACCAGGCCGGCTGCTCCCTGCGCCTCCTCTGTCCGCAGGCTTTCTCGACCACCGTGTGGCAGTTTTTGGCTGTACTCCAGGAGCAGTTTGGGAGCATGGCAGGTTCCAACGTTTACCTCACGCCCCCCAACTCGCAGGGCTTTGCCCCTCACTACGACGACATCGAGGCTTTCGTGCTGCAACTGGAAGGTAGGAAGCTCTGGCGGGTCTACCGACCCCGGGTCCCGACTGAGGAACTGGCCCTGACATCCAGCCCCAACTTCAGCCAGGACGACCTCGGTGAGCCGGTGCTGCAGACGGTGCTGGAACCGGGAGATCTGCTCTATTTTCCTCGAGGTttcattcatcaagcagaatGCCAGGACGGAGTGCACTCTCTGCACCTGACCTTGTCCACATACCAGCGCAATACCTGGGGCGACTTCCTGGAGGCCGTACTGCCTCTGGCAGTGCAGGCTGCAATGGAGGAAAATGTGGAGTTTCGTAGGGGACTGCCTCGAGACTTCATGGATTACATGGGGGCCCAGCATTCGGATTCTAAGGATCCGCGGAGAACGGCTTTCATGGAGAAGGTGCGGGTCTTGGTTGCCCGCTTGGGACATTTTGCCCCTGTCGATGCTGTGGCTGACCAGCGAGCCAAAGACTTCATCCACGATTCTCTGCCCCCTGTGTTGACTGATAGGGAGAGGGCACTAAGTGTTTATGGGCTTCCAGTTCGCTGGGAGGCTGGAGAACCTGTAAACGTTGGGGCCCAGTTGACCACAGAAACAGAAGTGCACATGCTTCAGGATGGTATAGCTCGGCTGGTGGGTGAAGGAGGCCATTTGTTTCTCTATTATACAGTGGAAAACTCCCGGGTTTATCATCTAGAAGAGCCCAAGTGCTTGGAGATATACCCCCAGCAAGCAGATGCCATGGAACTCTTGCTCCGCTCTTACCCAGAGTTTGTCAGAGTAGGGGACTTGCCCTGTGACAGTGTGGAGGACCAGCTTTCCTTGGCAACTATGTTATATGATAAGGGGCTGTTGCTCACCAAGATGCCTCTAACCTGA